The Phoenix dactylifera cultivar Barhee BC4 unplaced genomic scaffold, palm_55x_up_171113_PBpolish2nd_filt_p 001069F, whole genome shotgun sequence genome window below encodes:
- the LOC103700997 gene encoding dirigent protein 11-like — translation MPNSSNMPILFFLLPTATLLFVAYAFHRRKPKQTNLVLYVHDYFSGDDASAVTVAGKLGAASNILQFGTVAVVDDVVTERPEVDSKVIGRAQGLYINSALDGMALYMVFSVTFTEGQFKGSTLEIQGADPFKLKEREFGVVSGTGFFRFAKGYGIMETQHLDVATLRAIIKLNLTIRHE, via the coding sequence ATGCCCAACTCCTCAAACATGcccatcctcttcttccttctaccCACTGCCACGCTCCTCTTTGTGGCCTATGCCTTTCACAGGCGAAAGCCCAAGCAAACCAACCTCGTCCTCTACGTCCACGACTACTTCAGCGGCGACGACGCCTCCGCCGTCACGGTCGCAGGCAAACTCGGTGCAGCCTCCAACATCCTGCAGTTCGGCACCGTTGCGGTGGTCGACGATGTGGTCACCGAGAGGCCTGAAGTGGACTCCAAGGTAATAGGCCGAGCTCAGGGCTTGTATATAAACTCGGCTTTGGATGGGATGGCATTGTACATGGTCTTCTCGGTGACGTTCACCGAGGGGCAGTTCAAGGGAAGCACGCTGGAGATCCAAGGAGCCGATCCGTTTAAGCTCAAGGAGCGCGAGTTTGGTGTTGTATCTGGGACTGGGTTCTTTCGGTTTGCCAAGGGATATGGTATCATGGAGACGCAGCACTTGGACGTGGCTACCTTGAGAGCAATAATCAAACTCAACTTGACCATCAGGCATGAATAG